A segment of the Corylus avellana chromosome ca2, CavTom2PMs-1.0 genome:
ACAAGTAAAGCACATACAAGCTCGATAACCTAAGATacaaagaataaacaaaaaaattatatagatgATCGTGTACAGATCAGCACAACCAATTCCACAGAAATGTCACTCTATGCCGTATCATCGTTGTTATTCCCTTCAGTTTGGGTCTCTGGCAAAGTTTCCAAATCTGTACGAgcctctttctcttcttgagTGATAGAAGAAACTGAAGAATCTACTTGATCGTTCTCCTGGCTGGCATTGTGGTCGCTATATGTTTCTGAGGATGCCTCTTTCTCTTCCTGCGAATCAACTGGTTCTTTTTGGCCTGCATCTTCATTGTCATTTCTGTTGGTCTGAACAACATTCTCAGTTTCAGTCTTGCCCACATCAGAATTGGTATCTGTCTTTAAGGAATTGTCATTCTCTTGGGGGACTGAAGAATCAGATGAATTATCTGGTTCTTTTTGGCCTGCATCCGTGTTGTCATTTGTGTTATTCTGATCAGCATTGCCATTCTCATTGTGGCCAGCATCAGAATTGTTATCTGTGTTTAGGGATACATCTTTTACTTGTTGGGACGAAGAATCAGAAGAGTCAATTTGTTCCTCATGACCCTTGTCTGCATTGTCATTTGTGCTTGATAGCATAACAATTTTTTCTGTCCCCTCTGCTCCAGAATTACTGTTAGAAGTATCTCTGGATTCTCCATTAGCTGCATCACTGTTTTCCATTCTAGTGTAAGGTGTTCCACTTGAATCTTGTTGCTCATTGTTGGAAGCTGGTACAGATTTATCAGTTTCTTGCAGCACAACATTTTGCAGGGTAGAGTTATCTCCATTAGAAAATGTATTATCTAAACTAGAGTTGGGAACATTCTTAGACTCTGGTTGATTGCTCTCACTACCACCATCTTCACTGCTAGTTGCATTTGTTGAGTCattcttctcaaaattttcagtTTCTCTCACACTTGTGTCTGACTCACTGTGATTGGCATCAACTACTTCGGTGCTATTTGTTTTATTCTCCAGCacaaaatcattattttctttgttttcaacCTGTTCTGCATCCTTAGAATTTTCCCAACTGCCTTGCTCATTTCCAGATGTTACATTTTGACTTTCATGTGCTACAGCGCTAGAAGCATCATCCCCCTTGTAATGTTCTTCTCTTGCCTCATTATTCCTGTCACTTCCATCCTGAACCTGATCTGCAGATGAACCAAACTCCTCTATCTTACCTTCTTTCTCttctgtctctttctctctgctaTATCTCTCGTTGctctcttccctctcctctTTATTGTTGCCCCCTTGACTCACCTCTACACTTCCATTCTCTTCACCTCTGTTTTCTTTAATCTCTTCATTCTCCTTATCTTCACTTGGCTTCTCTCTGCTCTCTTCATTCTCCTTCTCTTCACTTTTCTTCTCTCTGCTCTCTTCATTCTCCTTCTCTTCActttccttctctcttctctcttcattCTCCTTCTCATCACTTTCCTTCCCTCTGCTCTCTTCAAACTCCTTGTTttcactttctttctctttcctctcttcaAAATCCTTTTCTCCTCTTTCCTTACCATTGCTCTGCTCGTTCTCCTTCTCTTTACTATCTTCCAACTCTTTTACTTCTCTTACCTTCTCATTCTCATTGCTCTCTTTGTTCTCCTTGctctcttcattttccttctctttgcTCTCTTCAAACTCCTTGTCTCTTTCGTTCTCTTCACTAACATTTTCCTgcttctcttccttctctttttcttcgaCTACCGGATCCCATCTTTGCTCTGTTTCCTCTTCGACTTTATCCTTACCATGTTTATCATGTTCATCTATCTCATCATTCGCACCACCTTTCCCTGCATTATCACTTTCTTCAGGcttgttttgttcttcttcattCTTGCCTTCTTCCTCGTCTTCCCCTTCCTTTTGCGTTGCATCTCTAGTGGTAGTCTCTTCCACTTGAGGGCGAAGGTCTTTTCTTCCCATCTTTATGATGTCATTCTCAGTTTTTGTGCCCTCACCAAATGATGCTCTCTTTTCATGAGAGTGCTTGACTTGGTAAAGCAGCCAGACACAAACACCAATCAAAAGGCAAATCTGGAGAGCATGCTTCACCTTGAATCCTTTCGATCTCTGGTTCCTACGAGGTGAGAACCTGAACATGATGAATTTTCTTTCGATCTCAACCTATATATCCTGCCCAAAATCTGCACAAATTTCAAATTCTATCAATAATCTACCATTTATTCAAAGGCCGGAAAGTGCATCACATCAAGCAACTCCAATGCTGATTTATATGcctgaaaaatacaaaaagctccctaattttttatgaaatctTAAGGTGTGAATTGAGAACTACTCAATCATCTAGATCTTCCAAACTTCCTCAAGCATATCAAATATGATAAACATATTTTCGTTCAAGCCTGATCTACCCATGATTAACATAAGGAAAACAAACATCACCAATACTTCAATGATTTCAATAACTCTACATATCAATCAGGATTCGCCCTCGAAAGACACAGCCCACTTTCAAATAACAATCCCGTACGATATCAATCATTTGAACAGGACAAAGAAAGGGGGGAAAGTCCATTTTTTTGAAACCtcataaggaaataaaaagtACGACCAAATCTACTTCAGTTCAACAACAAATACCCAATCCTAACGAAACTCACAACTTCTCGACATTCCAAATCCAACCCACGACAAAACACTCCAtaaaaaagtaaactaaaacaagaaaaatgaaatgcaAAAGCAGAGAAAATATAACCACATTGACAAAACCACGCAGATCTAAACAAGAAAACAGCTACTCTAAAAGCAGAGCTCCCCAAAGATCTGATTCCACCCAATATCAATGAAATCCAACTTTCACAATGGCAAAATAGATTGCTAAAGCTCAGGAAACAGACATACCTGGGAGAACTCGAGCACCCACAGATTCTGCAACGACAAGAAAAAGTTAGCCTTCTTCAACAACGTGGGTCAAACACTTTACCGAAATTAAAGATTTCAAGACTGAGACAATCGCTATAATTCGCACTTTTTAGGGACTTCACCAAAAGCCTCTTTACCACGGGCAGAATCAGCAGAAAATCTGAGCAGCGAGCAATGTTGCTTCTTGTAAATGCTTTCACTGAGATTCGGATCTGAAAACCGGAAAAATGTCAGCAACAATTCACTGAGACTGTGTGACAGCCACGTAATAAGAGCTCTGTGACTCTGGGTCAGTATTTATAATAGCAAGTGGACAGTTAGCCCAACCGCAGATCTGAAACGGCGTCGTTCGAACACAATTTATGTGGAAGCCTTCTGTTTGTGGGAAGTCCATGGTTCTCAACTTGCCACGTGTCGATCCCGGAGATTAAGTCGGTGACTTCTCAGCCCTAATCCTAATTCTAATTCAAACCGCACCCAATTCTCATTTCTTCTGAGAATTTCCTTTACCACACTACCAAGCAACAAAATCCATGGCTTCGAAGCTTCTAGCTTCCGCTTCCTCCACTCTACGCAAAACCCTTTCAACAAAACCCAATCCTCAGCACTTCCTCTGCCGCCTCTCCTCGTCCTCCTCTGCCGCAGCCGTCGCCGCCGATCCCTCTCCGGCTGATTCATACGAGGACGCAAATGGAATTACGATGAAAGGGGTGAGGATATCGGGAAGGCCGCTGTACCTGGACATGCAGGCCACATCACCGGTGGACCCGCGTGTGCTGGACGCGATGCTCCCCTACTACCTCTCCCGCTACGGCAATCCCCACTCGCGGACGCACCTCTACGGGTGGGAATCCGAAAACGCTGTCGAGACGGCCCGCTCCCAAATCGCCGCAATAATCAAGGCGTCCCCGAAGGAGATTGTGTTCACGTCCGGGGCCACCGAGTCGAACAACATCTCCGTCAAGGGGGTCATGCACTTCTACAAGGACAAGAAGCGCCACGTCATCACCACCCAGACCGAGCACAAGTGTGTCCTCGACTCGTGCCGCCACCTCCAGCAGGAGGGCTTCGACGTCACTTACCTACCCGTGGGCTCCGACGGTATCATCGACCTCCACGCGCTCCGCTCCGCGATTCGTCCCGACACGGGCCTCGTTTCGGTCATGGCAGTCAACAACGAAATCGGGGTGATCCAACCGATGGAGGAAATCGGCAGCATCTGCAAGGAATTCAACGTGCCGTTCCACACCGACGCGGCCCAGGCGTTGGGGAAAATCCCCATCGACGTGGAGAAGTGGAACGTGAGCTTGATGTCTCTGAGTGGGCACAAGATCTACGGGCCAAAAGGGGTCGGGGCTTTGTACATGAGACGACGGCCTAGGATTCGCGTGGAGCCCCAGATGAACGGAGGTGGGCAAGAGAGAGGGATTCGGAGCGGGACCGTGCCGACCCCACTGGTGGTGGGGTTCGGCGCGGCGTGTGAGCTGGCGATGAGGGAAATGGAATACGACGAGAAGCGAATCAGAGCCTTACAGGAGCGAATGTTGAATAGGATAAGGGAGAAACTGGATGGGGTGGTGGTGAATGGCAGCGAGGAGAGGAGGTATGTGGGGAATTTGAACCTGTCGTTCGCGTACGTGGAAGGGGAGAGTTTGTTGATGGGGCTGAAGGAGGTTGCTGTGTCGAGCGGAAGTGCGTGCACGAGCGCGAGCTTGGAGCCGTCGTATGTGCTGAGGGCGTTGGGGGTGGACGAGGACATGGCGCACACGTCTATTAGGTTTGGGATTGGGAGGTTCACAACGGAGGCCGAGATCGACAAGGCGGTTGAGCTGACGGTAGAGCGGGTGGAGAAGCTGAGGGAGATGAGCCCGCTTTATGAGATGGTTAAGGAGGGGATCAATATTAAGGACATTCAATGGGCACAGCACTAATGTGGCATTCAACGACCCCGAATTGTAAGTGCTAGCATGAtacgttcatatatatatatatatatatatatatgcaggtAATCTGAGGAGGAGGAGTCTGGGTGGAGCTGCTCTATCAGGTGGAGAAGTTCATggggttttcttcttttggggttttcttctttttttaacccCTTGTATAGGCCTTGAACCAGCTTTTGTTTAAGTTTTGGAATTATAGATGGTATCTTCAGCATTTGctttgctttgtgttttggtaGACTAGATGAGCTCTCTTGGTCTTGAAATCGGaaaatatgatgatgatgaaaaaaaaatggggggtATGCTTCCATTGTCGTAAAAATggagttttttctttcctttattggCTTTTTCACTATGTGCTGTAGAAATAATTGCACGTTATATTGTGATATAAGTATGGTGTGGGATTATCTCGAATTACTCAAATAGTTGCGTTCTCAGTTGATGATCAGCATATTGTAATTGTTAATTGGAGAACTAATTTCAATATATAGCTCGAAACCTTATCATATGTTGGATTAACCTCCAGCAGGATGAATATCTCTAAGAGTGTGTGTGCAAGCTTGTGCACTAGCGCAGGTGTGCTTGTGTTCTTACTTATAATT
Coding sequences within it:
- the LOC132168845 gene encoding uncharacterized protein LOC132168845 produces the protein MFRFSPRRNQRSKGFKVKHALQICLLIGVCVWLLYQVKHSHEKRASFGEGTKTENDIIKMGRKDLRPQVEETTTRDATQKEGEDEEEGKNEEEQNKPEESDNAGKGGANDEIDEHDKHGKDKVEEETEQRWDPVVEEKEKEEKQENVSEENERDKEFEESKEKENEESKENKESNENEKVREVKELEDSKEKENEQSNGKERGEKDFEERKEKESENKEFEESRGKESDEKENEERREKESEEKENEESREKKSEEKENEESREKPSEDKENEEIKENRGEENGSVEVSQGGNNKEEREESNERYSREKETEEKEGKIEEFGSSADQVQDGSDRNNEAREEHYKGDDASSAVAHESQNVTSGNEQGSWENSKDAEQVENKENNDFVLENKTNSTEVVDANHSESDTSVRETENFEKNDSTNATSSEDGGSESNQPESKNVPNSSLDNTFSNGDNSTLQNVVLQETDKSVPASNNEQQDSSGTPYTRMENSDAANGESRDTSNSNSGAEGTEKIVMLSSTNDNADKGHEEQIDSSDSSSQQVKDVSLNTDNNSDAGHNENGNADQNNTNDNTDAGQKEPDNSSDSSVPQENDNSLKTDTNSDVGKTETENVVQTNRNDNEDAGQKEPVDSQEEKEASSETYSDHNASQENDQVDSSVSSITQEEKEARTDLETLPETQTEGNNNDDTA
- the LOC132168846 gene encoding cysteine desulfurase, mitochondrial translates to MASKLLASASSTLRKTLSTKPNPQHFLCRLSSSSSAAAVAADPSPADSYEDANGITMKGVRISGRPLYLDMQATSPVDPRVLDAMLPYYLSRYGNPHSRTHLYGWESENAVETARSQIAAIIKASPKEIVFTSGATESNNISVKGVMHFYKDKKRHVITTQTEHKCVLDSCRHLQQEGFDVTYLPVGSDGIIDLHALRSAIRPDTGLVSVMAVNNEIGVIQPMEEIGSICKEFNVPFHTDAAQALGKIPIDVEKWNVSLMSLSGHKIYGPKGVGALYMRRRPRIRVEPQMNGGGQERGIRSGTVPTPLVVGFGAACELAMREMEYDEKRIRALQERMLNRIREKLDGVVVNGSEERRYVGNLNLSFAYVEGESLLMGLKEVAVSSGSACTSASLEPSYVLRALGVDEDMAHTSIRFGIGRFTTEAEIDKAVELTVERVEKLREMSPLYEMVKEGINIKDIQWAQH